The following are from one region of the Actinoplanes sp. L3-i22 genome:
- the eccCa gene encoding type VII secretion protein EccCa, producing MANTKFHRPARTFAPAVPEERVTLAPPPQKAAESGAQQWLYLLLPLLSSVSMGAYLVTFGKTWMIALGVVFVLASAAITLLVRQQTSRAARRAAARQRLRYQEYLTELRAQARASARAQRLAAAFGHPSIERLWAITRNRRRIWERRAGDPDFLQLRVGLGRAEAALRMQLPPRQDPTAEYDKTAQRAATRLMDEYAAVGNQPAWVALGKIGVLSVLGAPERAREVAANLLTQLAVLHGPEDVRVMILAGDGSWDWAKWLPHTQDPGAPAGHPAPMIATGLDGLADLLERRLEEKRAGLVARIGLSTRTEPAPGQHLVVVLDGYRPDAPFGRHPLIENLIGDSGKAGGLHVICLVAREPEEPGRVDARIRLGATGGLTVESRLPGVVSAVTDAVPDPADVVLSEHIARALAPLLLTAEREEVLTRAFGLPELVGAGDLATLDPTAMWRRPDAAELLRVPIGITGDGADLVLDLKESAQGGVGPHGLLVGATGSGKSELLRTLVASLAITHSPDELGMVLVDFKGGATFAGVTDLPHVAGLITNLADDETMIERMRVALHGELQRRQQLLRDAGNLDNVREYQLHRAAGGTDPQGRALEPLPYLMIFVDEFAELLSRRADFIHLFVQIGRLGRSLGMHLLMASQRIDEGRLRGLESHLSYRLCLRTFSAAESRAVIGTADAYKLPPIPGSAYFKVGETVYERFRVAHASAPYLAPDPDAPAPVTSFAAPEPFGLRTAEDARRAADAAEEPDEAPAPLPVTVGGRTALQVIVDRVRPCGTPVHQVWLPPLPPYLDLDPLVGVLETDDERGYHASGLAGGLLTFPVGVVDLPAVQEQRVLMLRLDDAGGHAGLVGAPQSGKSTLLRTALLSAMLTHTPDELQFAVIDFGGGTLAPFAAAPHVAGVAVRTDEERVRRTLAVAHQLLATREEFFAEHGIDSVAELRRRRDAGELPAGVNAADWVLVVDNWAALRTGVDTADRIVTEISARGAGVGVHLLLTANRWTEIRTSLRDNIGIRLELRLNEPAESEVNRTAAKALTVAIPGRGVCPPGDHFQAALPRLDGDAGTENLAKAQQAVLDEIIAGWPGASAPPVRTLPKVVTAAELDARFGPERAGVPIGVREIDLDVVGLDLTPVDPHLMVFGDSGAGKTSVLRAWMAGLARRRTAREARFFLIDYRAGLLGAVPDEYVGARAGNPDHVAAYVTQLLGTVARRRPPADVTAAQLRARSWWTGPELYVVVDDYDLVAGPGGRGPLAPLAEALGQAGDIGLHLVLARRVSGSARSMMSDPIVSRLKEYGATGLILSGDPREGVLLGDQRAARRDPGRGVLVSRSGAQVIQAARAADEEE from the coding sequence ATGGCGAACACGAAATTCCACCGTCCGGCCCGTACCTTCGCGCCGGCCGTGCCCGAGGAACGGGTCACCCTGGCGCCGCCGCCGCAGAAGGCCGCCGAGTCCGGCGCCCAGCAGTGGCTCTACCTGCTGCTGCCGCTGCTCAGCAGCGTCAGCATGGGCGCCTACCTGGTCACCTTCGGCAAGACCTGGATGATCGCGCTGGGCGTGGTGTTCGTGCTCGCCTCGGCCGCCATCACGCTGCTGGTGCGCCAGCAGACCAGCCGGGCCGCGCGCCGGGCCGCGGCCCGCCAGCGTCTGCGCTACCAGGAGTACCTGACCGAGCTGCGGGCCCAGGCGCGCGCCTCGGCGCGGGCGCAGCGGCTGGCCGCCGCGTTCGGGCACCCGTCGATCGAACGGCTCTGGGCGATCACCCGCAACCGCCGGCGGATCTGGGAGCGCCGCGCCGGCGACCCGGACTTCCTGCAGCTGCGGGTCGGGCTGGGCCGGGCCGAGGCGGCGCTGCGGATGCAGCTGCCACCCCGGCAGGACCCCACCGCGGAGTACGACAAGACCGCGCAGCGGGCCGCCACCCGGCTGATGGACGAGTACGCCGCGGTCGGCAACCAGCCCGCCTGGGTGGCGCTCGGCAAGATCGGCGTGCTCAGCGTGCTGGGCGCGCCGGAACGCGCCCGCGAGGTCGCCGCCAACCTGCTCACCCAGCTCGCCGTGCTGCACGGCCCGGAGGACGTCCGGGTGATGATCCTGGCCGGCGACGGCTCCTGGGACTGGGCGAAGTGGCTCCCGCACACGCAGGACCCGGGCGCCCCGGCCGGCCACCCGGCTCCGATGATCGCGACCGGCCTGGACGGGCTCGCCGACCTGCTGGAACGCCGGCTGGAGGAGAAACGGGCCGGCCTGGTGGCCCGGATCGGGCTGAGCACCCGCACCGAGCCGGCCCCCGGCCAGCACCTGGTCGTGGTGCTGGACGGCTACCGGCCGGACGCGCCGTTCGGCCGGCACCCGCTGATCGAGAACCTGATCGGCGACTCCGGCAAGGCCGGCGGCCTGCACGTGATCTGCCTGGTCGCCCGGGAACCGGAGGAGCCCGGCCGGGTCGACGCCCGGATCCGGCTCGGCGCGACCGGCGGCCTGACCGTGGAGAGCCGGCTGCCCGGTGTGGTCAGCGCGGTCACCGACGCGGTGCCCGACCCGGCCGACGTGGTGCTCAGCGAGCACATCGCCCGCGCGCTCGCCCCGCTGCTGCTCACCGCCGAGCGCGAGGAGGTGCTGACCCGCGCGTTCGGTCTGCCCGAGCTGGTCGGCGCGGGCGACCTGGCCACCCTGGACCCGACGGCGATGTGGCGCCGCCCGGACGCCGCCGAGCTGCTGCGGGTGCCGATCGGCATCACCGGCGACGGCGCCGATCTGGTCCTCGACCTGAAGGAGTCGGCGCAGGGCGGGGTCGGCCCGCACGGCCTGCTGGTCGGTGCGACCGGATCAGGAAAAAGCGAATTATTGCGTACGCTCGTGGCCTCGCTCGCCATCACGCACTCGCCCGACGAGCTCGGCATGGTGCTGGTCGACTTCAAGGGCGGCGCCACCTTCGCCGGGGTGACCGACCTGCCGCACGTGGCCGGCCTGATCACCAACCTGGCCGACGACGAGACCATGATCGAGCGGATGCGGGTCGCCCTGCACGGCGAGCTGCAGCGCCGTCAGCAGCTGCTGCGCGACGCCGGGAACCTGGACAACGTCCGGGAGTACCAGCTGCACCGGGCGGCCGGCGGCACCGATCCGCAGGGCCGGGCGCTGGAGCCGCTGCCGTACCTGATGATCTTCGTGGACGAGTTCGCCGAGCTGCTCAGCCGGCGCGCCGACTTCATCCACCTGTTCGTCCAGATCGGGCGGCTCGGGCGCAGCCTCGGCATGCATCTGCTGATGGCCAGCCAGCGGATCGACGAGGGCCGGCTGCGCGGGCTGGAGTCGCACCTGTCGTACCGGCTGTGCCTGCGCACGTTCAGCGCGGCCGAGAGCCGGGCGGTGATCGGCACGGCCGACGCGTACAAGCTGCCGCCGATCCCCGGCTCGGCGTACTTCAAGGTCGGCGAGACGGTCTACGAACGGTTCCGGGTGGCGCACGCGTCCGCGCCGTACCTGGCCCCGGACCCGGACGCGCCCGCGCCGGTGACCAGCTTCGCCGCCCCGGAGCCGTTCGGGCTGCGGACCGCCGAGGACGCCCGCCGGGCGGCCGACGCGGCCGAGGAACCGGACGAGGCCCCGGCGCCGTTGCCGGTCACCGTCGGCGGCCGGACCGCGCTGCAGGTGATCGTGGACCGGGTCCGGCCCTGCGGCACCCCGGTCCACCAGGTGTGGCTGCCGCCGCTGCCGCCCTACCTCGACCTGGACCCGCTGGTCGGGGTACTGGAGACCGACGACGAGCGCGGCTACCACGCCAGTGGTCTGGCCGGCGGCCTGCTCACCTTCCCGGTCGGCGTGGTGGACCTGCCCGCCGTGCAGGAGCAGCGGGTGCTGATGCTGCGCCTGGACGACGCCGGTGGGCACGCCGGCCTGGTCGGCGCCCCGCAGTCCGGCAAGAGCACCCTGCTGCGCACCGCCCTGCTCAGCGCGATGCTCACGCACACCCCGGACGAACTGCAGTTCGCCGTGATCGACTTCGGCGGCGGCACGCTCGCCCCGTTCGCCGCCGCCCCGCACGTCGCGGGCGTAGCGGTGCGCACCGACGAGGAACGGGTCCGGCGCACCCTGGCCGTCGCCCACCAGCTGCTGGCCACCCGCGAGGAGTTCTTCGCCGAGCACGGCATCGACTCGGTGGCCGAGCTGCGCCGCCGCCGCGACGCCGGCGAGCTGCCGGCCGGGGTCAACGCCGCCGACTGGGTGCTGGTCGTGGACAACTGGGCGGCGCTGCGGACCGGCGTCGACACCGCCGACCGGATCGTCACCGAGATCTCCGCGCGCGGCGCCGGCGTCGGCGTGCACCTGCTGCTGACCGCGAACCGGTGGACCGAGATCCGGACCAGCCTGCGCGACAACATCGGCATCCGGCTCGAACTGCGGCTCAACGAGCCGGCCGAGTCCGAGGTGAACCGGACCGCGGCCAAGGCGCTGACCGTGGCGATCCCGGGGCGCGGGGTCTGCCCGCCGGGCGACCACTTCCAGGCCGCGCTGCCCCGGCTGGACGGGGACGCCGGCACCGAGAACCTGGCCAAGGCGCAGCAGGCGGTGCTCGACGAGATCATCGCCGGGTGGCCCGGGGCGTCCGCGCCGCCGGTGCGGACGCTGCCGAAGGTGGTCACCGCGGCCGAGCTGGACGCCCGGTTCGGACCGGAGCGGGCGGGCGTGCCCATCGGCGTACGGGAAATCGATCTTGATGTGGTCGGTCTTGATCTGACCCCGGTCGATCCGCACCTGATGGTCTTCGGGGACTCCGGCGCCGGCAAGACGTCGGTGCTGCGCGCCTGGATGGCCGGGCTGGCCCGGCGGCGCACCGCGCGGGAGGCCCGGTTCTTCCTGATCGACTACCGGGCCGGGCTGCTCGGCGCGGTTCCGGACGAGTACGTCGGCGCCCGCGCCGGCAACCCCGACCACGTCGCGGCCTACGTCACCCAGCTGCTCGGCACCGTGGCCCGGCGCCGCCCGCCGGCCGACGTGACCGCCGCCCAGCTGCGGGCCCGCAGCTGGTGGACCGGCCCCGAGCTGTACGTGGTGGTCGACGACTACGACCTGGTCGCCGGCCCCGGCGGCCGTGGCCCGCTGGCCCCGCTCGCCGAGGCGCTCGGCCAGGCCGGCGACATCGGCCTGCACCTGGTGCTGGCCCGCCGGGTCAGCGGCTCGGCCCGGTCGATGATGTCCGACCCGATCGTCAGCCGGCTCAAGGAGTACGGCGCGACCGGCCTGATCCTCTCCGGCGACCCGCGCGAGGGCGTGCTGCTCGGCGACCAGCGCGCGGCCCGCCGCGACCCCGGCCGGGGCGTGCTGGTCAGCCGTTCCGGCGCCCAGGTGATCCAGGCGGCCCGCGCCGCCGACGAGGAGGAGTAG
- a CDS encoding WXG100 family type VII secretion target, producing MADEISFEEFRVDLAEMAGVIGQVKGDAGAINAAMAEIKRQFTSVEAAWKSPSALTFAELSTWFQKCQDELSTVLGDMITRLDAAYNTYHDMEQAALNDVS from the coding sequence ATGGCTGATGAGATTTCTTTCGAGGAGTTCCGGGTCGATCTGGCCGAGATGGCCGGGGTGATCGGCCAGGTCAAGGGCGATGCCGGGGCGATCAACGCGGCGATGGCCGAGATCAAGCGACAGTTCACCAGTGTCGAGGCGGCCTGGAAGAGTCCGTCCGCGCTCACCTTCGCCGAGCTCAGCACGTGGTTCCAGAAATGCCAGGACGAATTGTCGACCGTGCTGGGCGACATGATCACCCGGCTGGACGCCGCCTACAACACCTATCACGACATGGAACAGGCGGCGCTGAACGATGTCTCATGA
- a CDS encoding right-handed parallel beta-helix repeat-containing protein, whose translation MNGSAITGSGTLRVGGKGWGTHRTIGSALRAAGPGAVVSIRPGTYPESLVLDRDVTLLAEKGAGTVELRAVTGPAVLVTGGTVVLRGLTVTGPHPEQPAVLARSGRLTLDECVVGTGRVEATHDAALTLRAGTLRDSGRAALHATGTATVTVTDCVVERIAGHGLVLADAARATVRETRIRTVTGCGLLLTGAAAGLLVNLDVAGCGEAAVALRGSAGSTLRGCRLSDSGFGVAIDAPARPDPGAGDTVGADERWTRLEDCDLFEIATGGIRVDGAAVRVTGSQLRVLGGTALLATGTAEVVLDDCRLVDTGDSAIAALGAARVTATASTVARTGGNGVHAIDDSVVALHDCELTGTGFTAVHLGGRARGELTGTRIRDSAESGVRVADAAVLDARDSTVAGAREFGVEIAGGDGTLRDCVISGTRIGVRLLTRHRPLLAGLLIGPTGGAGLEVGADTGVLVHGGEVTGSGGSGVFLDAGSEAWIDGLRVVETTGGGVVIWSGATPLLERMTVARTGKNGIYLHESAGGRLVDCELSATGFPALHIGADATPEITGCFVHDTAEDLSLAAGAAPVFSGCRVADVATSTMPADGVRETRPAGPAASSGTATGTPISAELDLPVLLGELNGLIGLDGVKRDVKAMIDLSLMVRRRLAAGLAAPPVSRHLVFAGNPGTGKTTVAKLYGRILAALGLLQRGHLVEADRAALVGEYVGHTGPRTQAIFRRALGGVLFIDEAYSLVPAGQPGDFGHEAIATLVKLMEEHRDEVVVIAAGYPEDMGRLIASNPGLSSRFTRVLTFEDYTSAELVAIVAAQAAQHQYRLDPDTDAALLDYFDGVERTEHFGNGRSARQLFQRMTELQAGRVATRADPTNDDLSTLRAEDLPWNVA comes from the coding sequence GTGAACGGCTCGGCGATCACCGGCTCCGGGACACTCCGGGTCGGCGGGAAGGGGTGGGGCACCCACCGGACGATCGGCTCGGCGCTGCGTGCCGCCGGTCCGGGCGCGGTCGTCTCGATCCGGCCCGGGACCTACCCGGAGTCGCTGGTGCTCGACCGGGACGTCACCCTGCTCGCCGAGAAGGGCGCCGGCACCGTCGAGCTGCGCGCGGTCACCGGCCCGGCGGTGCTGGTCACCGGCGGCACCGTGGTGCTGCGCGGGCTGACCGTGACCGGCCCGCACCCGGAGCAGCCCGCGGTGCTGGCCCGCTCCGGCCGGCTCACCCTGGACGAGTGCGTGGTCGGCACCGGCCGGGTCGAGGCCACCCACGACGCGGCGCTGACCCTGCGGGCCGGCACGCTGCGCGACAGCGGCCGGGCCGCGCTGCACGCCACCGGTACGGCCACGGTCACCGTCACCGACTGCGTGGTCGAGCGGATCGCCGGGCACGGGCTGGTTCTCGCGGACGCCGCGCGGGCCACCGTCCGGGAGACCCGGATCCGGACGGTCACCGGGTGCGGCCTGCTGCTCACCGGCGCGGCGGCCGGCCTGCTGGTCAACCTGGACGTGGCCGGCTGCGGCGAGGCGGCCGTGGCGCTGCGCGGCTCGGCCGGTTCCACGCTGCGCGGCTGCCGGCTGTCCGACAGCGGGTTCGGGGTGGCGATCGACGCGCCGGCCCGGCCCGATCCGGGCGCCGGTGACACGGTCGGCGCGGACGAGCGGTGGACCCGCCTGGAGGACTGCGACCTGTTCGAGATCGCGACCGGCGGGATCCGGGTCGACGGCGCGGCCGTCCGGGTGACCGGCTCCCAGCTGCGGGTGCTGGGCGGCACGGCGCTGCTGGCCACCGGCACGGCCGAGGTGGTCCTGGACGACTGCCGGCTGGTCGACACCGGGGACAGCGCGATCGCGGCGCTCGGCGCCGCCCGGGTCACCGCGACGGCCAGCACCGTCGCCCGGACCGGCGGCAACGGGGTGCACGCCATCGACGACAGCGTGGTCGCGCTGCACGACTGCGAGCTGACCGGGACCGGGTTCACCGCGGTGCACCTGGGCGGGCGGGCCCGCGGGGAGCTGACCGGCACCCGGATCCGGGACAGCGCCGAGTCCGGCGTCCGGGTCGCGGACGCGGCGGTGCTCGACGCGCGGGACAGCACGGTGGCCGGCGCCCGGGAGTTCGGCGTGGAGATCGCCGGCGGTGACGGGACGCTGCGCGACTGCGTGATCTCCGGAACCCGGATCGGGGTACGGCTCCTGACCCGGCACCGGCCGCTGCTGGCCGGCCTGCTGATCGGCCCGACCGGTGGCGCCGGCCTGGAGGTGGGCGCGGACACCGGCGTGCTGGTCCACGGCGGCGAGGTGACCGGGTCCGGCGGCAGCGGCGTGTTCCTGGACGCCGGCAGCGAGGCGTGGATCGACGGCCTGCGGGTCGTCGAGACGACCGGCGGCGGCGTGGTGATCTGGTCCGGGGCGACCCCGCTGCTCGAGCGGATGACCGTCGCCCGGACCGGCAAGAACGGCATCTACCTGCACGAAAGCGCCGGGGGACGGCTGGTCGACTGCGAGCTGTCGGCGACCGGCTTCCCGGCGCTGCACATCGGCGCGGACGCCACCCCGGAGATCACCGGCTGTTTCGTGCACGACACCGCCGAGGACCTGTCGCTGGCGGCCGGCGCCGCCCCGGTCTTCAGCGGTTGCCGGGTCGCGGACGTGGCGACCAGCACCATGCCGGCCGACGGGGTCCGGGAGACCAGGCCGGCCGGCCCCGCGGCGTCGTCCGGCACCGCCACCGGCACGCCGATCTCCGCCGAGCTCGACCTGCCGGTGCTGCTCGGCGAGCTCAACGGGCTGATCGGACTGGACGGCGTCAAGCGCGACGTCAAGGCGATGATCGACCTGTCCCTGATGGTGCGGCGCCGGCTGGCGGCGGGCCTGGCCGCGCCGCCGGTCAGCCGGCACCTGGTCTTCGCCGGCAACCCGGGCACCGGCAAGACCACCGTCGCCAAGCTGTACGGCCGGATCCTGGCCGCGCTCGGCCTGCTCCAGCGCGGGCACCTGGTCGAGGCGGACCGGGCCGCGCTGGTCGGCGAGTACGTCGGGCACACCGGCCCGCGTACCCAGGCGATCTTCCGCCGGGCGCTGGGCGGGGTGCTGTTCATCGACGAGGCGTACTCGCTGGTGCCGGCCGGGCAGCCGGGCGACTTCGGCCACGAGGCGATCGCCACGCTGGTCAAGCTGATGGAGGAGCACCGCGACGAGGTGGTGGTGATCGCGGCCGGCTACCCGGAGGACATGGGCCGGCTGATCGCCTCCAACCCGGGCCTGTCGTCCCGGTTCACCCGGGTGCTCACGTTCGAGGACTACACCTCGGCCGAGCTGGTGGCGATCGTCGCCGCGCAGGCCGCGCAGCACCAGTACCGGCTCGACCCGGACACCGACGCGGCGCTGCTGGACTACTTCGACGGGGTGGAGCGCACCGAGCACTTCGGCAACGGCCGCAGCGCCCGGCAGCTGTTCCAGCGGATGACCGAGCTGCAGGCCGGCCGGGTCGCCACCCGGGCCGACCCGACCAACGACGACCTGAGCACGCTGCGCGCCGAGGACCTGCCGTGGAACGTCGCGTGA
- a CDS encoding WXG100 family type VII secretion target, with amino-acid sequence MSDPVVVGGVTYHVTPDVVSGAATDTQTTAQEMAELIADIRTYVVSLEDVWQGVASNQFQQLMHDYDTFARTLQDALAGISSGLHGTYLNYRDTEIANLNDLQAVELGPPPALFD; translated from the coding sequence ATGAGCGATCCCGTCGTCGTCGGCGGTGTGACCTACCACGTCACCCCCGACGTGGTCAGCGGCGCCGCGACCGACACCCAGACCACCGCGCAGGAGATGGCCGAGCTGATCGCGGACATCCGGACGTACGTGGTCAGCCTGGAGGACGTCTGGCAGGGCGTCGCGTCGAACCAGTTCCAGCAGCTGATGCACGACTACGACACGTTCGCCCGGACGCTGCAGGACGCGCTGGCCGGCATCTCCAGCGGGCTGCACGGCACGTACCTGAACTACCGCGACACCGAGATCGCGAACCTCAACGACCTGCAGGCCGTCGAGCTCGGTCCGCCTCCGGCGCTGTTCGACTAG